A stretch of the Ostrea edulis chromosome 9, xbOstEdul1.1, whole genome shotgun sequence genome encodes the following:
- the LOC125658714 gene encoding perlucin-like protein: protein MGAHLVAIENGEEENWIQNEGVGDKWWTAGTDVDSEGSWYWAHSNNTMNYTNWSAYQPNGGSHENCAATDGGKLHDYQCSAELYFICEK, encoded by the exons ATGGGAGCTCATCTCGTTGCAATAGAAAATGGAGAGGAAGAAAACTGGATCCAAAACGAAG GTGTTGGGGATAAATGGTGGACGGCAGGAACCGATGTTGACTCGGAAGGTTCCTGGTATTGGGCACATTCTAACAACACGATGAACTATACAAACTGGTCAGCATATCAACCTAATGGAGGATCGCACGAAAACTGTGCTGCCACAGACGGTGGAAAACTCCATGACTATCAGTGCTCTGCAgaactttatttcatttgtgaaaaataa